A portion of the Candidatus Taylorbacteria bacterium genome contains these proteins:
- a CDS encoding type II secretion system F family protein: MHSFFKKLRARFSLKDQAHFSKRLAFLTGAGVPLLDSLIILKNQNRSKSKTVVYERLVSDVSSGQYLSTSLRKSRSIFGELSIHIIKVGEVSGILSQNLNYLAEELKKKDELKRKIQSALIYPIFITTATIGITALLTAYIFPKLLPIFQSLHVTLPFSTRALIFVSNFIRHFGLYSLAVGAGVFIASSILVRRSESFRFYLHFFLLKIPVANTMIKSYSMANFTRTLGLLLKSGVKITDALSITADSASNLVYKKALKEFSKEVESGEKISSCMSKSPNLFPDVSIQMIAIGETSGNLGDTLMYLSTLHEGEVDDGTRNLASTLEPILMVGMGLVVGFVAVSIITPIYQITQNLKP; encoded by the coding sequence ATGCATTCATTCTTTAAAAAACTCCGTGCCCGCTTCAGTCTCAAAGACCAGGCACATTTTTCAAAAAGGCTCGCATTTTTGACGGGGGCAGGGGTGCCTCTTCTCGACAGTCTCATAATTCTCAAGAATCAAAACAGATCGAAATCAAAGACAGTGGTGTATGAAAGGCTCGTGAGTGATGTTTCGAGCGGGCAGTATCTCTCAACAAGTCTTCGCAAATCCCGTTCCATTTTTGGAGAGCTTTCAATTCATATCATTAAAGTTGGAGAAGTGAGCGGAATTTTAAGTCAGAATCTCAATTATTTAGCAGAAGAATTGAAGAAGAAGGACGAATTGAAGCGAAAAATTCAAAGCGCGCTCATCTATCCCATATTTATTACGACTGCAACCATCGGTATCACCGCGCTTCTTACCGCCTATATTTTCCCCAAATTGCTCCCTATCTTCCAGAGCCTTCACGTCACCCTGCCTTTCTCGACACGCGCTCTCATTTTTGTGAGCAATTTTATTCGTCATTTCGGTCTGTACTCGCTCGCAGTGGGCGCAGGAGTATTCATTGCAAGCTCAATTCTTGTCAGACGTTCGGAATCTTTTCGATTCTATCTCCATTTTTTCCTTCTAAAGATTCCTGTGGCGAATACCATGATCAAAAGTTATTCGATGGCAAATTTCACAAGGACTTTGGGATTGCTTTTGAAAAGCGGTGTGAAAATTACCGACGCACTTTCCATCACCGCAGATTCAGCTTCGAACTTGGTGTACAAGAAAGCATTAAAAGAATTTTCGAAAGAAGTGGAGTCAGGGGAAAAAATCTCTTCCTGTATGAGCAAAAGTCCGAATCTCTTCCCCGATGTTTCTATTCAGATGATTGCAATCGGCGAGACTTCAGGAAATTTGGGCGATACTCTCATGTATCTTTCGACATTGCATGAAGGTGAGGTAGATGATGGTACGAGAAATCTCGCAAGCACTCTTGAGCCAATTCTTATGGTTGGGATGGGGCTTGTAGTCGGTTTTGTGGCGGTCTCGATTATCACTCCTATTTATCAAATTACTCAAAATTTGAAACCCTAG
- a CDS encoding type II secretion system protein, with protein sequence MRKKIHIQLNSVRCYMLHVKCTAGFTLIEILVVMALFSLILSTGIFVSLNSYKRYSFFSEENTLVTLIYKARSMALNNVRGLPHGVHIDAGNYVLFEGTPYNPNDSKNQLFERNTAVATTGLDEILFNALSANPVQLGVITLSEDGQTKSISIGDEGTINW encoded by the coding sequence ATGAGAAAAAAAATTCACATCCAATTAAATTCGGTCAGATGTTACATGTTACATGTTAAATGCACTGCGGGATTCACTCTCATAGAAATCCTTGTCGTCATGGCTCTATTCTCTCTCATTCTTTCGACTGGAATTTTTGTTTCGCTTAACTCGTACAAAAGATATAGTTTTTTCTCCGAAGAGAACACGCTTGTGACCCTTATTTACAAAGCGAGAAGCATGGCTCTCAATAATGTTCGAGGACTTCCGCATGGAGTTCACATAGATGCCGGGAACTACGTTCTCTTTGAGGGGACTCCCTATAATCCGAATGATTCTAAGAATCAATTATTTGAAAGAAATACCGCGGTTGCAACGACTGGTCTTGATGAAATCCTCTTCAATGCGCTTTCCGCAAACCCCGTCCAGCTGGGAGTTATCACACTTAGCGAGGACGGTCAAACAAAGTCAATTTCAATTGGAGATGAAGGAACGATCAACTGGTGA
- a CDS encoding GspE/PulE family protein, which yields MAKTKVEVELGRGEDISIINLIDCLIEHAQGSQASDIHIDPFENSVKVRLRIDGILYDVYNFPKEIYSEIISRIKVLAGLRTDEHQSAQDGRFRNTLPEVGSVDIRVSIVPTYHGENAVLRLLTDKREQFTLESLGFSEPNREKILKALRKPHGMILATGPTGSGKTTTLYTLIKLLNTRDVSVITIEDPIEYAVEGIEQIQVNHKSGLTFANGLRSVLRQDPNVIMVGEIRDSETASLAVNTSLTGHLLLSTLHTNDAATILPRLLDMKIDSYLVASTVNIAIAQRLVRKICSGCKVEREVTDAERKSLSEVIQDEMMEDHQRFFFGSGCENCNFTGYQGRISVNEVLVVNPQVRDAILRKTSAAEIKNIGVESGMTTMLIDGFEKATRGVTTISEIIRVIHE from the coding sequence ATGGCCAAAACAAAGGTCGAGGTCGAACTCGGACGCGGAGAGGATATTTCCATCATTAATTTGATTGACTGTCTTATCGAGCATGCGCAAGGCTCTCAGGCGTCCGACATTCACATTGACCCCTTCGAGAATTCGGTCAAGGTGAGGCTTCGAATCGACGGCATACTCTACGACGTCTACAATTTTCCTAAGGAAATTTATTCTGAAATCATTTCTCGCATTAAAGTCTTAGCGGGCTTGCGCACGGATGAGCATCAAAGCGCTCAAGATGGACGTTTCAGAAATACACTGCCCGAAGTAGGGTCAGTGGACATTCGTGTGTCTATTGTTCCCACTTACCATGGAGAAAATGCGGTTTTGAGGCTTTTGACGGATAAAAGAGAGCAGTTTACCTTGGAGTCTCTCGGGTTCAGCGAGCCAAACAGGGAAAAGATTTTGAAGGCCCTGCGCAAACCTCACGGCATGATTCTTGCGACCGGTCCCACGGGCTCTGGCAAGACCACCACTCTCTACACGCTCATCAAACTCTTAAACACGAGAGATGTGTCGGTGATTACGATTGAAGACCCGATCGAATACGCAGTCGAAGGAATCGAACAAATCCAAGTCAATCACAAAAGCGGACTTACCTTCGCGAACGGACTTCGGTCGGTCTTGAGGCAGGACCCGAATGTGATAATGGTGGGAGAGATTCGGGACAGTGAGACTGCGTCTCTTGCAGTGAACACGTCTCTTACCGGGCATCTCTTGCTCTCGACTCTCCACACAAACGACGCCGCGACAATACTGCCGCGGCTTTTGGACATGAAAATCGATTCATACCTGGTCGCTTCGACCGTCAATATCGCAATCGCGCAACGGTTGGTGAGGAAAATATGCTCCGGGTGCAAAGTGGAAAGAGAAGTCACCGATGCGGAGCGCAAAAGTCTGTCTGAAGTTATTCAGGATGAGATGATGGAGGATCATCAGAGATTTTTTTTCGGTTCTGGCTGTGAAAATTGTAATTTCACCGGCTATCAGGGAAGAATTTCGGTCAATGAAGTTTTGGTCGTCAACCCTCAAGTTCGCGACGCTATTTTGCGAAAAACATCGGCGGCGGAGATTAAGAATATAGGGGTGGAGAGCGGTATGACGACGATGCTTATTGATGGTTTTGAGAAAGCGACGAGGGGTGTGACTACTATTTCGGAAATTATCCGAGTTATTCACGAGTAA
- a CDS encoding prepilin-type N-terminal cleavage/methylation domain-containing protein: MKSKMQKRFFHVSCYKLHVTYSRGFTLIESLIYIALLALIMGSFLQTAYQVIANENAMSEKVLLIEETNFLLKKIDSLFAGVTSVSVPALGSSGSTLSLRGSGISLTLSFDPAGKSIMLRRGASPENKLNSDFVSIDALSFEHESANGKEFVKVFLTIKGEVYELIKLIQ, translated from the coding sequence ATGAAATCAAAAATGCAAAAAAGATTTTTCCATGTTTCATGTTACAAGTTACATGTTACATATTCCCGCGGCTTCACCCTCATCGAGTCTCTCATTTACATTGCCCTTCTTGCTCTTATCATGGGAAGTTTTCTTCAGACTGCATATCAGGTTATTGCAAACGAAAATGCCATGAGCGAAAAAGTCCTGCTCATTGAAGAGACAAATTTCTTGCTCAAAAAGATTGATTCCTTGTTTGCCGGAGTTACGTCTGTATCAGTGCCCGCATTGGGTAGTTCTGGGTCAACGCTCTCTCTGCGCGGGTCCGGAATTTCTTTAACGTTGAGTTTTGACCCAGCGGGAAAAAGTATCATGCTAAGAAGAGGAGCATCACCCGAAAATAAATTGAATAGCGATTTTGTTTCCATTGACGCTCTATCATTTGAACACGAGAGCGCGAACGGAAAAGAATTCGTGAAAGTTTTCCTTACGATTAAAGGAGAAGTATATGAGTTAATCAAATTGATTCAATGA
- a CDS encoding aldo/keto reductase, with protein MKKILTLNDNLTIPILGFGTWELLGAKAKMAVLTALEVGYRHVDTADAYENHKEVGLAIKESRVPREELFITSKLWRDEFEKGKVKGACQRALKELGLDYLDLYLLHWPNKDVPIGETLEAMRELVEVGLVRSIGVSNFTIHHLEDVIATGISVALNQVEFHPSLYQKELEEFCGKHAIAVTAYSPMARGADLKIPTIVDIAKKYKKSASQIILNWTMQKGIVVIPKASNPIHIRDNFASLEFDLAPEDCALIDNLHMNRRIVLPDFNEFDY; from the coding sequence ATGAAAAAAATTCTTACCCTCAATGATAACCTGACGATTCCTATTTTGGGTTTCGGAACATGGGAGCTTCTCGGGGCGAAAGCGAAAATGGCAGTTTTGACGGCGCTCGAAGTCGGGTACAGGCACGTAGATACCGCAGACGCATACGAGAATCACAAGGAAGTCGGTCTTGCAATAAAAGAGTCGCGTGTTCCGAGAGAGGAACTTTTCATCACATCTAAACTATGGAGAGATGAATTTGAAAAAGGAAAAGTGAAAGGGGCATGCCAAAGAGCGCTCAAAGAACTTGGTCTCGATTATCTCGACCTCTATCTACTTCACTGGCCGAATAAGGATGTGCCGATTGGGGAAACGCTGGAGGCGATGCGGGAGCTTGTCGAAGTAGGATTGGTTCGGTCAATCGGGGTTTCGAATTTTACCATTCATCATTTGGAGGATGTAATCGCGACCGGCATTTCGGTTGCTCTAAATCAAGTCGAGTTTCATCCAAGTTTGTATCAAAAAGAGCTTGAGGAGTTCTGTGGTAAGCACGCTATTGCAGTCACCGCATATTCTCCGATGGCACGGGGAGCGGATTTAAAAATTCCCACCATTGTGGATATCGCGAAAAAATACAAAAAAAGCGCGAGCCAGATTATTCTCAATTGGACGATGCAAAAGGGCATTGTCGTTATCCCAAAAGCGAGCAATCCGATTCATATTCGAGATAATTTTGCGTCTCTGGAATTTGATTTGGCGCCTGAAGATTGCGCTCTCATTGATAATTTGCACATGAACCGAAGAATCGTTCTCCCTGATTTCAACGAGTTTGATTATTAA